One segment of Castanea sativa cultivar Marrone di Chiusa Pesio chromosome 3, ASM4071231v1 DNA contains the following:
- the LOC142627954 gene encoding uncharacterized protein LOC142627954: MCEIEIQEVYVRASVVDCAVLVDAHIDELRSSFEKPLVAPIVAFDIKCITNCNVQLYYLDSFPESIKKFLSDSNVCFVGIGVKDKVKKILQWPQMFGCKTGVELGHLAARVLEKPNLDGCGLVELASEVGVYYEEPKSVTFSDWGARVFSHEQVKYAIHDACASYLIANNLLSLL; the protein is encoded by the exons atgtgtgaaatagaaatacaAGAAGTTTATGTAAGGGCAAGTGTGGTGGACTGTGCTGTTCTAGTAGATGCTCATATTGATGAGCTAAGGTCTTCCTTTGAAAAGCCTTTGGTTGCACCTATTGTGGCATTTGATATCAAGTGCATAACCAATTGCAATG TTCAATTGTACTACTTGGATTCATTTCCTGAATCCATCAAGAAATTTTTGAGTGATTCAAATGTGTGTTTTGTTGGCATTGGAGTAAAGGATAAGGTCAAGAAAATACTACAATGGCCCCAGATGTTTGGTTGTAAGACTGGTGTGGAACTGGGTCATTTGGCTGCTAGGGTTCTTGAGAAGCCAAATCTTGATGGGTGTGGTTTAGTTGAGCTAGCTAGTGAAGTTGGGGTGTACTATGAGGAGCCAAAAAGTGTTACTTTCTCTGACTGGGGTGCTAGGGTTTTTTCACATGAACAAGTCAAGTATGCCATTCATGATGCTTGTGCTTCTTATCTTATTGCAAACAATCTCTTGAGTTTGCTCTAG